A region from the Halanaerobiaceae bacterium ANBcell28 genome encodes:
- a CDS encoding SHOCT domain-containing protein has translation MSTSYQSLENLAKLKEDGVITEEEFNQRKKDILNAPVSPNELRTGSPAFGIAGFIMAIVSLILPIAILDLIIGIVALILSISGMVGNKPSKGLAIAGLVISIIAIMGNTYLIIYEPEVYSQLLLNQLFS, from the coding sequence ATGTCTACAAGTTATCAAAGCTTAGAGAATTTAGCCAAACTTAAAGAAGATGGTGTTATCACTGAGGAAGAATTTAATCAGAGAAAAAAAGATATATTAAATGCACCAGTATCTCCAAATGAACTCAGAACAGGAAGTCCAGCTTTCGGAATTGCAGGTTTTATTATGGCAATAGTTAGCTTGATTCTTCCAATTGCAATCTTAGATTTAATTATAGGAATAGTTGCACTTATATTATCAATCTCCGGAATGGTGGGCAATAAACCATCAAAAGGATTAGCAATAGCTGGTCTTGTAATATCAATTATAGCAATTATGGGAAATACATATCTAATTATCTACGAACCAGAAGTATATAGTCAATTATTATTGAATCAATTATTTTCTTAG
- a CDS encoding DUF421 domain-containing protein, whose translation MEVVTRAIIYYFWSILLLRMMGKSLTFQQKPYDFVVMMIIGSASAALMINRDVPIFNGMVALLVLAILHTIISIASLNNTLKGIIGGQPDIIIRNGQIVKANMIKNQINLNQLLAGLRNQGYPRINDIEYAIMEANGQLSVIPKAQNRALQPQDLEVKTNYEGLAVALIMDGVLIKENIKDLGIDRNWLNQELSSRDLEIKDVFLAVLGTDSSLYIAEQSPINSFKAFFVGEGKD comes from the coding sequence TTGGAGGTAGTAACAAGAGCAATAATATATTATTTTTGGTCAATTTTACTATTGCGTATGATGGGGAAGAGTTTAACCTTCCAGCAGAAACCCTATGATTTTGTAGTTATGATGATAATTGGTTCTGCTTCTGCAGCATTGATGATAAATAGGGATGTTCCTATTTTTAACGGAATGGTAGCATTATTAGTACTAGCTATTTTACATACAATAATAAGTATTGCTAGTTTGAATAATACTTTAAAGGGGATCATTGGTGGTCAGCCAGATATTATTATTCGTAATGGTCAGATTGTTAAAGCAAATATGATAAAGAATCAAATAAATTTAAATCAATTACTTGCAGGTTTAAGAAATCAGGGATATCCTCGCATAAATGATATTGAATATGCTATTATGGAAGCTAATGGTCAGCTTTCTGTGATTCCAAAAGCCCAGAATAGGGCTCTTCAACCTCAAGACTTGGAAGTGAAAACAAATTATGAAGGTTTGGCAGTAGCTTTGATCATGGATGGAGTATTGATTAAAGAAAACATTAAGGATCTTGGAATTGATCGTAATTGGCTAAATCAAGAGTTATCAAGCAGAGACTTAGAGATTAAAGACGTTTTTCTAGCTGTTTTGGGAACAGATAGTAGCCTTTACATTGCTGAACAGTCTCCGATTAATTCTTTTAAAGCATTTTTCGTAGGCGAGGGTAAGGATTAG
- a CDS encoding DUF116 domain-containing protein, translating into MQKDVLGEDVSIIGVACLLNLLSGGWKAKEMGMPALCVLLDYCGCKNHWDKKGVITNLNYEQLSNIMREGKV; encoded by the coding sequence GTGCAAAAAGATGTATTAGGTGAAGATGTATCTATTATAGGAGTAGCTTGTTTGCTAAATTTGCTTTCTGGTGGTTGGAAAGCAAAAGAAATGGGAATGCCAGCACTATGTGTTTTGTTGGATTATTGTGGATGTAAAAATCACTGGGATAAAAAAGGTGTTATAACAAATTTGAATTATGAGCAACTAAGTAATATTATGAGGGAAGGAAAGGTATAG
- a CDS encoding NAD(P)/FAD-dependent oxidoreductase, giving the protein MIVVDTIVIGAGPAGLFTAIQASSKNQKIIVLEKNPTAGKKLLITGAGQCNLTQEGKIKEFLDHYGDNYRFLRQALYKFSNENLLLFFKERGIDFVSTEKGKIFPSSYKAKDILNVLLNECKKKGIEIKLSESVKEVKVSEKKKNEDHRFYIKSSKEEYKSKYLVIATGGKSYPTTGSSGDGYSFAKSLGHKIIEPQPALAPLYIKDYSFTDLSGISLSNSNISLWRDKSLIKRWTGDILFTHKGISGPGILNYSRYILANDIIKIKLINSENKSNLDQKILKMINSNGKVLFKNLIKDLPLPQRLLEKLLELANISDDTKASQLSKEQRKKLINLLFELTLEVKKLGEYNQAMVTKGGVNLKELNPKTMESRIVNNLFAVGEVLDIDGDTGGYNLQAAFSTGYLAGKSIREK; this is encoded by the coding sequence ATGATAGTAGTAGATACCATAGTAATTGGAGCAGGGCCTGCTGGATTATTTACAGCTATCCAGGCCAGCTCAAAAAATCAGAAAATTATAGTCCTGGAAAAGAACCCTACAGCAGGCAAAAAACTATTAATTACTGGTGCGGGTCAATGCAATCTTACTCAGGAAGGTAAGATCAAGGAATTTCTAGATCATTATGGTGATAATTATAGATTTCTAAGACAGGCATTATATAAATTTTCTAATGAGAATTTATTATTATTTTTTAAAGAACGAGGAATTGATTTTGTAAGCACAGAAAAAGGTAAGATATTCCCTTCTTCATATAAAGCCAAAGATATTTTAAATGTTCTATTAAATGAATGTAAAAAGAAAGGAATAGAAATAAAACTAAGTGAAAGTGTAAAGGAAGTTAAAGTAAGTGAAAAAAAGAAAAATGAAGATCATAGATTCTATATTAAAAGCAGTAAAGAAGAATACAAATCCAAATATCTGGTCATTGCTACAGGCGGAAAATCTTATCCTACAACAGGATCCTCAGGGGATGGCTACTCTTTTGCTAAGTCTTTAGGACATAAAATCATTGAGCCTCAGCCAGCTTTAGCTCCCCTTTATATCAAGGACTATTCTTTTACTGACCTTTCTGGTATTTCTCTAAGTAATAGTAATATATCTCTTTGGCGTGATAAGAGCTTAATAAAAAGATGGACTGGAGATATATTATTTACACATAAAGGAATCTCAGGACCTGGGATACTTAACTATTCTCGTTACATCCTGGCTAATGATATAATAAAAATCAAGTTAATAAATTCCGAAAATAAATCTAATTTAGATCAAAAAATCCTCAAAATGATAAACAGTAATGGAAAGGTATTATTTAAAAACCTAATAAAAGACCTTCCTCTTCCCCAGAGACTTTTAGAAAAATTATTAGAATTAGCAAATATATCAGATGATACTAAAGCTTCGCAGTTAAGTAAAGAACAACGAAAAAAGTTAATAAACTTATTATTTGAACTAACTCTAGAAGTTAAAAAATTAGGGGAATACAATCAAGCTATGGTTACCAAAGGAGGAGTCAATCTTAAAGAACTCAATCCTAAGACTATGGAATCCAGAATTGTAAATAACTTATTTGCTGTAGGCGAGGTTCTGGATATAGATGGTGATACTGGTGGTTATAATCTCCAGGCAGCATTTTCTACAGGATATCTGGCTGGCAAGTCTATAAGAGAAAAATAA